In a genomic window of Styela clava chromosome 11, kaStyClav1.hap1.2, whole genome shotgun sequence:
- the LOC120333188 gene encoding kelch-like protein 40, with translation MADFKKSAKITHSLNILSSFNELKQSDCICNFTIKVGDKSFKVHRDLLGAVSKYFKGMFSSNMVEARNGFVIMKDICADAVGQCVDFMYTGEANPSMESVENTLYASHLMQLDVLSSICFNFMENNLSVQHCLLVGRLARLYDRTELETIAERFIVDNFESLILGEDFFHLSKEELIFYLQKLDKKHEVVWHAVRRWISNKGGKIGSELMETLHFGEFPYKFLLTDLLTDSLVKSSSDAKSFVVKILLSNIDGLKENLSLNTLFILRKINRIENKVCSENVKNIINKFMAQNFEQIVLMDEFIELEKDEIFFLFKSLETKYSSEKIKWEAALKWAKQSRRHQKLFPDLFELIKLQDFSGDFIRQTVRNEPLVEESHKCKDLLLDVLCARAEVQTYVPHIAVSSDTGIKTLNLQTNQWSSLQSDYDVGIHLVNVEGRLYASDGCELSLLQNGRWIKKSKIERKKDDWDKMIYLKGRIYIMNCDQHTVQYDIAKDRWDKNLPLCRLGPGFHVAASDGFIYAMGGGSTWREAKVYDPGTNKWSSLPQMIYGTAGGAAVVFQSMVYLLGGIDGEHFHNLVQCYNPVVRAWTEIVKMKMNRSYFGACVVDNKMYAVGGAEVKGLTKDSIETFSEQTGEWEIVCEMDRPKLDWVQCCSFAR, from the coding sequence ATGGCTGATTTTAAAAAATCTGCAAAGATTACCCACTCATTGAATATACTTTCATCATTCAATGAGCTAAAGCAATCTGACTGCATTTGTAACTTCACAATCAAAGTTGGTGACAAATCTTTCAAAGTCCATCGAGACCTACTTGGCGCAGTATCAAAGTATTTCAAAGGCATGTTTTCAAGTAACATGGTTGAGGCTCGGAATGGTTTTGTTATTATGAAAGACATCTGTGCTGATGCTGTAGGGCAGTGTGTAGATTTCATGTATACTGGTGAAGCAAATCCATCCATGGAATCTGTTGAAAATACTTTGTATGCTTCCCACTTAATGCAGCTTGATGTATTATCGAGTATATGCTTTAATTTCATGGAAAATAATCTGTCAGTGCAGCATTGCCTTCTAGTGGGCAGGTTGGCAAGGCTTTATGATCGAACAGAGCTAGAAACCATTGCTGAGCGATTTATTGTGGATAATTTTGAATCTCTGATTTTGGGTGAAGATTTTTTTCACCTGAGCAAAGAAGAACTCATATTTTATCTGCAAAAGTTGGATAAAAAACATGAAGTAGTTTGGCATGCTGTGAGAAGATGGATTTCAAACAAAGGTGGAAAGATTGGATCAGAATTAATGGAGACTTTGCATTTTGGAGAGTTTCCCTATAAGTTTTTGCTCACAGATCTGCTAACAGATTCTTTGGTCAAAAGTTCTTCAGATGCGAAAAGTTTTGTCGTCAAAATATTGCTTTCGAATATCGATGGGTTGAAAGAAAATTTGTCTCTcaacactttatttattttgaggAAGATTAATCGGATTGAAAACAAAGTTTGCTCAGAGAAtgtcaaaaatataatcaataaatttatggctcagaattttgaacaGATTGTACTGATGGATGAATTTATCGAGTTggaaaaagatgaaatttttttcttgttcaaatctctggaaacaaaatattcttcaGAGAAAATTAAATGGGAAGCTGCATTGAAATGGGCCAAACAAAGTCGTCGTCATCAGAAATTATTTCCAGACTTGTTTGAGCTGATTAAACTTCAGGATTTTTCTGGGGATTTTATTCGGCAAACGGTCAGAAATGAACCTTTAGTTGAAGAGTCACATAAGTGTAAAGATTTATTGCTTGATGTTCTCTGTGCCAGAGCTGAGGTTCAAACATATGTTCCACATATTGCTGTCTCATCAGATACTGGTATAAAGACTCTGAATCTCCAAACAAATCAATGGTCTAGTTTGCAGTCAGATTATGATGTTGGAATTCATCTTGTCAATGTTGAGGGACGATTGTATGCTTCAGACGGGTGTGAATTGTCTTTGCTACAAAATGGTCGATGGATTAAGAAGTCCAAGATTGAAAGGAAGAAAGATGACTGGGATAAGATGATTTATCTTAAGGGTAGGATTTATATTATGAACTGTGATCAGCATACAGTGCAATATGACATCGCCAAAGACAGATGGGATAAGAATTTGCCTTTATGTCGTCTTGGTCCAGGTTTTCATGTTGCTGCCTCTGATGGGTTTATATATGCGATGGGAGGTGGGTCAACATGGAGAGAAGCGAAAGTATACGATCCTGGAACAAACAAATGGTCTTCCCTGCCACAGATGATTTATGGAACAGCAGGTGGAGCAGCAGTCGTTTTTCAAAGTATGGTTTATTTACTGGGGGGTATTGATGGGGAGCACTTTCACAACCTTGTTCAATGCTATAACCCTGTTGTACGCGCATGGACAGAAATTGTAAAAATGAAGATGAATAGAAGTTATTTCGGTGCATGTGTTGTTGACAATAAAATGTATGCAGTGGGTGGGGCTGAAGTTAAAGGCCTGACTAAGGATTCTATTGAAACATTCAGTGAGCAAACTGGTGAATGGGAAATAGTCTGTGAAATGGATCGACCTAAGTTGGATTGGGTTCAATGCTGTAGCTTTGCTCGATAG
- the LOC120333108 gene encoding uncharacterized protein LOC120333108, producing the protein MDEFKKSAKITHSLNILTSFNELKQSNCICNFTIKVGDKSFEVHRDLLGAVSKYFKGMFSSNMVESRNGFVIMKDICVDAVGQCVDFMYTGEANPSMESVENTLYASHLMQLDVLSSICFNFMENNLSVQHCLLVVRLARLYDCTELETIAEQFIVDNFESLILGEDFLHLSKGELIFYLQKLEKSHEVVWHAVRRWISNKGEEIGSELMATLHFEEFPYQFLLTDLLNDCLVESSSDAKSFVIIKLLSNIDGLKENLSLDTLFVLRKINRIENKVHSENVRNIINEFMAQNFEQIVPMDEFIELEKDEIFFLFKSQETKYSSEKIKLEAAMKWAKQSRRHQNFFPDLFELMKLEDFPEDFIRQTIINESLFKESHKCKDLLLDIHYPRAQMGILFPHIAVSTRTGIKTLQTNQWSSLQSDYCVGIHLANVEGRLYASDGNELSLLQDGRWIKKAKVERKSDDFDKMVYLKGGIYIISHNQHTVRYDIANDRWDKNLPSCDLGDGFCAAASDEFIWAMGGWAAWRKAKVYVPRTKKWSSLPQMILRTYGGAAVVFRSMVYVLGGWYGNPHDLVQCYNPVVRSWTEIAKMKMNRLRFSACVIGDKMYAVGGAHGESLTMDSIETYNEETVEWEIVCELDRPGVDWVYCCSYAR; encoded by the coding sequence AtggatgaatttaaaaaatctgCAAAGATCACCCACTCATTGAATATACTTACGTCATTCAATGAACTAAAACAATCCAACTGCATTTGTAACTTCACAATCAAAGTTGGTGACAAATCTTTTGAAGTCCATCGAGACCTGCTTGGCGCAGTATCAAAGTACTTCAAAGGCATGTTTTCAAGTAACATGGTTGAGTCTCGGAATGGTTTTGTCATTATGAAAGACATCTGTGTTGATGCTGTAGGGCAGTGTGTAGATTTCATGTATACTGGTGAAGCAAATCCATCCATGGAATCTGTTGAAAATACTTTGTATGCTTCCCACTTAATGCAGCTTGATGTATTATCAAGTATATGCTTCAATTTCATGGAAAATAATTTGTCAGTGCAGCATTGCCTTCTAGTGGTCAGGTTGGCAAGACTTTATGATTGTACAGAGCTAGAAACCATTGCTGAACAATTCATTGTGGATAATTTTGAGTCTCTGATTTTGGGTGAAGATTTTCTACATCTGAGCAAAGGAGAACTCATATTTTATCTGCAAAAGTTGGAAAAAAGTCATGAAGTAGTTTGGCATGCTGTGAGAAGATGGATTTCAAACAAAGGTGAAGAAATAGGATCAGAATTAATGGCTACTTTGCATTTTGAAGAGTTTCCTTATCAATTTTTGCTCACTGATCTTCTAAATGATTGTTTGGTAGAAAGTTCTTCAGATGcgaaaagttttgtcatcataAAATTACTTTCGAATATCGATGGGTTGAAAGAGAATTTGTCTCTCGACACTTTATTCGTTTTGAGGAAGATAAATCGCATCGAAAACAAAGTTCACTCAGAGAATGTCAGAAATATAATCAATGAATTTatggctcagaattttgaacaaattgTACCGATGGATGAATTTATTGAGTTggaaaaagatgaaatttttttcttgttcaaaTCTCAGGAAACTAAATATTCttctgaaaaaattaaattggaaGCCGCAATGAAATGGGCTAAACAAAGTCGTCGTCATCAGAATTTTTTTCCTGATTTGTTCGAGTTGATGAAACTGGAGGATTTTCCTGAAGATTTTATTCGACAAACAATCATAAATGAATCTTTATTTAAAGAGTCCCATAAGTGTAAAGATTTATTGCTTGATATTCATTATCCCAGAGCTCAGATGGGAatacttttcccacatattgcTGTCTCGACAAGAACAGGTATAAAGACTCTCCAAACAAATCAATGGTCTAGTTTGCAGTCAGATTATTGTGTTGGCATCCATCTTGCCAATGTTGAGGGACGATTGTATGCTTCAGATGGCAATGAATTGTCTTTGCTACAAGATGGTCGATGGATTAAGAAGGCCAAGGTTGAAAGGAAGAGTGATGACTTTGATAAGATGGTTTATCTCAAGGGTGGGATTTATATTATCAGCCATAATCAGCATACAGTGCGATATGACATAGCCAACGACAGATGGGATAAGAATTTGCCTTCATGTGATCTTGGTGATGGTTTTTGTGCTGCTGCCTCTGATGAGTTTATATGGGCGATGGGAGGTTGGGCAGCATGGAGGAAAGCAAAAGTATACGTACCGAGAACGAAGAAATGGTCTTCCCTGCCCCAGATGATTCTTAGAACATATGGAGGTGCAGCAGTCGTTTTTCGAAGTATGGTTTATGTACTGGGAGGTTGGTATGGAAACCCTCACGACCTAGTTCAATGTTATAACCCTGTTGTTCGTTCATGGACagaaattgcaaaaatgaagaTGAATAGATTGAGGTTCAGTGCATGTGTTATTGGTGATAAAATGTATGCAGTCGGTGGTGCTCATGGTGAAAGCCTGACTATGGATTCTATTGAAACTTACAATGAAGAAACTGTTGAATGGGAAATAGTCTGTGAATTGGATCGGCCGGGGGTGGACTGGGTTTATTGCTGTAGCTATGCTCGATAA
- the LOC120332056 gene encoding uncharacterized protein LOC120332056 has product MADFKKSAKITHSLNVLSSFNELKQSDCICNFTITVGDKSFKVHRDLLAAVSKFFKGMFSSNMVEARNGFAIMKDICADAVGQCVDFMYTGEANPSMESVENTLYASHLMQLDVLSSICFNFMENNLSVQHCFLVVRLARLYDCTELETIAEQFIVENFESLILGEDFLHLSKEELIFYLQKMDKKHEVLWHAVRRWISNKGEKIGSELMETLHFGEFPYKFLLTDLLNDSLVESSPDAKSFVIKKLLSNIDGLKENLSLDSLFILRKINRIENKVCSESVRKIMKEYMAENFEQIVPMDEFVELEKNEIFFLFKSQETKYSSEKIKWEAALKWAKQSRRHQKVFSDLFELIKLEDFSYDFIQQTVRNESLVKESHKCKDLLLDVVYARTSVPKQVPHIAVSSKTGIKALNLKTNQWSSLQSDYDVGIHLVNAEGRLYASDGNELSLLQDGRWIKKTKIERNSDERDEMVYLRDGIYIISPDQHTVRYDIAKDRWDKNLPACELSFGFCAAASDEFIWAMGGWSTMKKANVYDPGTKKWSSLPQMIQAAYNSAAVVFQSMVYVLGGSDGYRFHNLVQCYNPVVRSWTEIAKMKMNRGLFSACVVDNKMFAVGGAQGLTEESIETFNEETGEWKIVCEMDRPEVDWIYCCCFTQ; this is encoded by the coding sequence ATGGCTGATTTTAAAAAATCTGCAAAGATTACCCACTCATTGAATGTACTATCATCATTCAATGAACTAAAACAATCTGACTGCATTTGTAACTTCACCATCACAGTTGGTGACAAATCTTTCAAAGTCCATCGGGACCTGCTTGCCGCAGTATCAAAGTTCTTCAAAGGCATGTTTTCAAGTAACATGGTTGAGGCTCGAAATGGTTTTGCCATTATGAAAGACATCTGTGCTGATGCTGTAGGGCAGTGTGTAGATTTCATGTATACCGGTGAAGCAAATCCATCCATGGAATCTGTTGAGAATACTTTGTATGCTTCTCACTTAATGCAGCTTGATGTATTATCAAGTATATGCTTTAATTTCATGGAAAATAATCTGTCAGTGCAGCATTGCTTCCTAGTGGTCAGGCTGGCAAGACTTTATGATTGTACAGAGCTAGAAACCATTGCTGAACAATTCATTGTGGAGAATTTTGAGTCTCTGATTTTAGGTGAAGATTTTCTACATCTAAGCAAAGAAGAACTCATATTTTATCTGCAAAAGATGGATAAAAAGCATGAAGTACTTTGGCATGCTGTGAGAAGATGGATTTCAAACAAAGGTGAAAAGATTGGATCAGAATTAATGGAGACTTTGCATTTTGGAGAGTTTCCTTATAAATTTTTGCTCACTGATCTGCTAAATGATTCTTTGGTAGAAAGTTCTCCAGATgcaaaaagttttgtcatcaaaaaaTTGCTTTCGAATATCGATGGGTTGAAAGAGAATTTGTCCCTCGatagtttattcattttaaGAAAAATTAATCGGATCGAAAACAAAGTTTGCTCAGAGAGTGTCaggaaaataatgaaagaataCATGGCTGAGAATTTTGAACAGATTGTACCAATGGATGAATTTGTCGAGTTGGaaaagaatgaaatttttttcttgttcaaaTCTCAGGAAACAAAGTACTCTTCAGAGAAAATCAAATGGGAAGCTGCACTGAAATGGGCCAAACAAAGTCGTCGTCATCAGAAAGTTTTTTCAGACTTGTTCGAGTTGATAAAACTTGAGGATTTTTCTTATGATTTTATACAACAAACAGTCAGGAATGAATCTCTGGTTAAAGAGTCGCATAAATGCAAAGATTTATTGCTTGATGTTGTTTATGCTAGAACCTCTGTACCTAAACAAGTACCACATATTGCTGTTTCATCAAAGACTGGTATAAAGGCTCTGAATCTCAAAACAAATCAATGGTCTAGTTTGCAGTCAGATTATGATGTTGGCATTCATCTTGTCAATGCTGAGGGACGATTGTATGCTTCAGATGGGAATGAATTGTCTTTGCTACAAGATGGTCGATGGATTAAGAAGACCAAGATTGAAAGGAATAGTGATGAGAGGGATGAGATGGTTTATCTCAGAGATGGGATTTATATTATCAGCCCTGATCAGCATACAGTGCGATATGACATTGCCAAAGACAGATGGGATAAGAATTTGCCTGCATGTGAACTTAGTTTTGGTTTTTGTGCTGCTGCCTCTGATGAGTTTATATGGGCGATGGGAGGTTGGTCAACAATGAAAAAAGCAAATGTATACGATCCTGGAACAAAGAAATGGTCTTCCCTGCCACAGATGATTCAAGCAGCATATAATAGTGCAGCAGTCGTTTTTCAAAGTATGGTTTATGTACTGGGAGGTTCTGATGGATATCGATTTCACAACCTTGTTCAATGTTATAACCCTGTCGTTCGCTCATGGACagaaattgcaaaaatgaagaTGAATAGAGGTTTGTTCAGTGCATGTGTTGTTGATAATAAAATGTTTGCAGTCGGTGGTGCTCAAGGCCTGACTGAGGAGTCTATTGAAACATTCAATGAAGAAACTGGTGAATGGAAAATAGTCTGTGAAATGGATCGGCCTGAGGTGGACTGGATTTATTGCTGTTGCTTTACTCAATAA